One region of Chitinophaga varians genomic DNA includes:
- the tnpA gene encoding IS200/IS605 family transposase, whose product MSHCFTQLHLQIIFVVKYRGALISDKFKSDLYEYMAANIKRRSHVCIIINGMPDHVHLFIRMHPDESLASLVQYIKGSSSRWINHYYPSQRPFRWQEGYAAFSYSKSQIPRVFQYIKNQEKHHQKKTFQKEYQDMINKYDNPPDATNPLHPFL is encoded by the coding sequence ATGAGCCATTGTTTTACCCAATTGCATCTGCAAATCATATTTGTAGTGAAATATCGCGGGGCATTGATCAGCGATAAATTTAAGTCGGATTTATATGAATACATGGCCGCTAACATCAAGCGAAGGTCACATGTATGCATTATTATTAACGGGATGCCGGATCACGTTCATCTCTTCATCAGGATGCATCCTGATGAATCGCTCGCTTCCCTGGTACAGTACATCAAAGGAAGTTCATCCAGGTGGATCAACCATTATTACCCTTCGCAACGGCCATTTAGGTGGCAGGAAGGCTACGCGGCCTTTTCCTATTCTAAATCACAAATCCCCAGAGTATTCCAGTACATAAAAAATCAGGAAAAGCATCATCAGAAAAAAACATTTCAGAAGGAATATCAAGACATGATAAACAAATATGATAATCCCCCGGATGCAACAAACCCGTTACATCCGTTTCTTTAA
- a CDS encoding PLP-dependent aminotransferase family protein: MNNRKDFLYLQLADKIEAMIINGTYSIGDKLPSVRSLHAEHGISISTALQVYVHLERKGWVEAREKSGYYVSYSRQQLLRLPEISAPSRTPALVKVSERVSLVRHTVAREGIVSLIGASPHISLLPVAKLNKALRQVAREEKNTYIPYGDIDGYLPLRRHIARLSLAWGGSVATEDITVTNGAIEAANICLRAVAKAGDTIAIESPTFVGLLQSIENLGMKALEIPTDPVTGICLDQLETTFKKGKVAACLLISNYNNPLGSCMPDKNKQQLAHLIAQYQIPLIEDDAYGDLHFNAERPRTIKSYDRADLVLYCSSFSKCIAAGLRVGWIISRRYHERLSRLKFMSSAATGLLPQLVLTRFLDQQRMDLHLKPLRQALRTQQAQISRAIQQYFPADTRLTRPEGGLSLWVVLPPKVDGWEVHRKALRQQIAFTPGSLFSSQQQYNNCLRLSNANPFDDDQHWAIQTIGKLIRQQLDGRR; this comes from the coding sequence ATGAATAACAGGAAAGATTTTTTGTACCTGCAGCTGGCTGACAAGATCGAGGCCATGATCATCAACGGCACTTATAGTATCGGCGACAAGCTGCCGTCGGTACGCAGCCTGCATGCGGAGCATGGTATCAGTATCAGCACCGCCCTGCAGGTATACGTACACCTGGAAAGAAAAGGCTGGGTGGAAGCACGGGAAAAATCGGGCTATTATGTCAGCTACTCCCGGCAGCAGCTACTGCGACTGCCGGAAATATCCGCGCCATCACGCACGCCCGCGCTGGTGAAAGTAAGCGAAAGGGTATCGCTGGTGCGTCATACGGTAGCGCGCGAAGGCATCGTGTCCCTGATAGGCGCCTCACCGCATATCAGCCTGCTGCCGGTGGCCAAGCTGAACAAAGCTCTACGGCAGGTGGCCCGCGAAGAGAAAAATACGTATATCCCTTACGGTGATATTGACGGCTATCTGCCGCTACGCAGGCATATAGCGCGGCTGTCGCTGGCATGGGGCGGCAGCGTGGCAACGGAAGACATCACCGTTACCAATGGCGCCATCGAAGCAGCCAACATTTGCCTTCGCGCCGTGGCCAAAGCCGGCGATACCATCGCCATAGAGTCGCCGACGTTCGTGGGACTGCTCCAGTCTATTGAGAACCTGGGCATGAAAGCACTGGAAATACCTACCGACCCGGTCACCGGCATCTGCCTTGACCAGCTGGAAACAACGTTCAAAAAAGGGAAAGTGGCGGCCTGCCTTCTTATCAGCAATTACAACAATCCGCTGGGCAGCTGCATGCCGGACAAAAACAAACAACAGCTGGCTCACCTGATAGCACAATACCAAATACCACTGATTGAAGATGATGCCTACGGCGACCTGCATTTCAATGCGGAACGGCCGCGTACCATCAAAAGCTATGACCGTGCCGACCTGGTACTGTACTGCTCCTCTTTCTCAAAATGCATCGCCGCCGGCCTGCGGGTGGGTTGGATCATCAGCCGGCGCTACCACGAACGGCTGTCACGGCTGAAGTTCATGTCTTCCGCTGCCACCGGACTGTTGCCGCAACTGGTGCTGACACGGTTCCTGGACCAGCAACGGATGGACCTTCACCTGAAACCATTGCGACAGGCGCTCCGCACGCAACAGGCACAGATCAGCCGCGCCATACAACAGTATTTCCCCGCCGATACACGGCTCACCCGCCCGGAAGGCGGTCTTAGCCTGTGGGTGGTGCTGCCGCCGAAGGTGGACGGCTGGGAGGTACACCGCAAAGCGCTCCGGCAACAGATCGCCTTTACGCCCGGCAGCCTGTTCTCCAGCCAGCAGCAGTACAACAACTGCCTGCGGCTCTCCAACGCCAATCCATTTGACGACGACCAGCACTGGGCCATACAAACAATCGGCAAACTGATACGCCAGCAACTGGATGGCCGCCGTTAA
- a CDS encoding methylated-DNA--[protein]-cysteine S-methyltransferase has product MEPALSHLRIDTPVGPLLISGTNEYIQAVNFTEEPATAFPQPPHLLLECAQQLHEYFAGERKIFDLPIQQPGTDFQQTVWEQLTRIPFGQTISYLQLAHRIGNPKSIRAVGTTNGKNQLAIIVPCHRVIGANGTLVGYAGGLWRKRWLLDHERPDLFSASQG; this is encoded by the coding sequence ATGGAACCAGCATTGTCACATCTTCGTATAGACACCCCCGTAGGGCCACTGCTGATTAGTGGCACCAATGAATATATACAGGCCGTTAACTTCACGGAAGAACCCGCAACAGCCTTCCCTCAGCCACCACATCTGCTGCTCGAATGCGCGCAGCAGCTGCATGAATACTTTGCCGGGGAACGCAAAATCTTCGACCTGCCCATCCAACAGCCCGGCACCGATTTCCAACAAACCGTATGGGAACAGCTGACACGCATCCCCTTCGGTCAGACGATCTCCTACCTGCAACTGGCCCACCGCATCGGTAACCCTAAAAGCATCCGGGCCGTAGGCACCACCAACGGTAAAAACCAACTGGCCATCATCGTGCCCTGCCACCGCGTGATCGGGGCTAACGGCACGCTGGTAGGATATGCCGGCGGGCTATGGCGGAAACGCTGGCTGCTGGACCATGAGCGGCCGGATTTGTTTTCGGCCTCCCAGGGCTGA
- a CDS encoding NUDIX domain-containing protein: MDITKNPWTIHSSEVRYDNKWIQVVHHEGLNPAGGPGIYGVVHFKNLAIGVIALDEQQNTYLVGQYRFPLKKFSWEIPEGGGPLGEYPLDTARRELLEETGLVANRWDVICELAVSNSVTDEIGVVFLARELEQRTAEPEDTEELFVKKLPFEEVYQMVKNYDITDSISVVAIQKIKLMMLEGELD, translated from the coding sequence ATGGATATTACAAAGAATCCCTGGACGATACATTCCAGTGAGGTAAGATATGACAACAAATGGATTCAGGTGGTCCACCATGAAGGATTAAATCCGGCCGGCGGACCAGGTATCTATGGAGTGGTGCATTTCAAGAACCTGGCGATCGGCGTGATCGCGCTGGACGAACAGCAGAACACTTACCTCGTGGGGCAGTACCGGTTCCCGCTGAAAAAATTCAGCTGGGAGATACCGGAAGGCGGCGGCCCGCTGGGAGAATATCCGCTGGATACGGCCAGGCGGGAACTGCTGGAAGAAACAGGCCTGGTGGCCAACCGGTGGGACGTGATCTGTGAACTGGCGGTGTCCAATTCCGTGACCGATGAAATTGGGGTGGTGTTTCTGGCCCGGGAGCTGGAACAGAGGACCGCAGAACCGGAAGACACCGAAGAGCTGTTCGTGAAAAAATTACCGTTTGAGGAAGTCTATCAAATGGTTAAAAACTATGATATCACTGATTCTATCTCTGTTGTCGCCATTCAGAAAATAAAGCTGATGATGCTGGAAGGGGAGCTGGATTGA
- a CDS encoding nuclear transport factor 2 family protein, whose product MKTTIHTLAQQLVGLCREWKFLEAQETLLHEDCLNIEADGRVTTGRDAIMAKEKAFLANIETIHLLEISDPVVADGYFAVQFHSELTVKGIGRRSRNEIIVYEVKDGKIVREQFFYHV is encoded by the coding sequence ATGAAGACTACTATCCACACATTAGCTCAACAGCTGGTCGGGCTTTGCCGGGAATGGAAATTCCTGGAAGCGCAGGAGACACTGTTGCACGAAGATTGTCTTAACATCGAAGCCGACGGCCGTGTTACCACGGGGCGGGACGCCATTATGGCCAAAGAGAAAGCATTTCTTGCCAACATCGAAACCATTCACCTGCTGGAGATATCAGACCCGGTGGTGGCTGACGGGTACTTTGCGGTACAGTTTCATTCAGAGCTGACGGTTAAAGGTATTGGCCGGCGCTCCCGTAACGAGATCATCGTGTATGAAGTAAAAGACGGAAAAATTGTCCGGGAACAGTTTTTTTATCACGTGTAA
- a CDS encoding pyridoxal phosphate-dependent decarboxylase family protein, translating to MKLQEDLKHTDRLLQLTKEFSSKFLSSLDRLAADKMVDIPVRQVMPAEGVGGVAALELFRQQYGNAVTAAVGPRYWGFVTGGVTPAALMGDWLAATMDLNSSDKGSAAFAIETETIALLKQLFGLPEAFLGCFVTGATMANFTGLALGRQWLGQQRGIDIGKEGMAGLHDLQVVSCVPHSSVTKSMAMLGLGRDNVVKIPALPGRESVDISALRAYLESRNGQPVIYVASAGTVNTVDFDDIAAIVELKKQYPFWLHIDAAFGGFAACSEHYRHLLNGWEEADSITIDAHKWLNVPYDAAMIFSRHPGLQVDVFQNAGAAYLGDPAENFNFINHIPENSRRLRALPAWFSLMAYGKDGYRHIVEENVALAQQLGGLLNEHPAFRLLAPVRMCVVCFTLNVQAAEQEEAVDRFLLALNATGVVCMTRTVYAGQPGIRAALVNWRTTANDVQLAFQTMKEVVATVLNLYTYA from the coding sequence ATGAAGCTTCAGGAAGATTTAAAACATACCGACCGCCTGTTACAGTTGACTAAAGAATTCAGCAGTAAATTTTTATCCTCACTCGACCGGCTGGCGGCGGACAAGATGGTTGACATACCGGTGAGGCAGGTGATGCCTGCAGAAGGTGTGGGCGGCGTGGCCGCACTGGAACTGTTCCGGCAGCAGTATGGCAATGCTGTCACAGCGGCCGTAGGGCCGCGGTACTGGGGCTTTGTAACGGGGGGTGTAACGCCGGCGGCGCTGATGGGCGACTGGCTGGCTGCTACGATGGATTTGAATTCATCTGATAAAGGTTCTGCTGCTTTTGCCATAGAAACGGAAACCATTGCTTTACTGAAACAGCTGTTTGGTTTGCCGGAAGCATTCCTGGGTTGTTTCGTTACCGGCGCCACCATGGCTAATTTCACCGGACTGGCGCTGGGCCGGCAGTGGCTGGGCCAACAACGTGGCATTGATATCGGTAAAGAGGGCATGGCAGGACTGCATGATTTACAGGTGGTGTCCTGTGTGCCACATTCAAGCGTGACCAAATCCATGGCCATGTTGGGCCTGGGCCGTGATAACGTGGTGAAGATACCGGCGTTGCCGGGAAGGGAAAGTGTGGACATCAGTGCGTTGCGTGCATATTTGGAATCGCGTAATGGTCAACCGGTGATTTATGTGGCCAGTGCGGGCACGGTCAATACGGTGGATTTTGACGATATCGCTGCCATTGTGGAACTGAAAAAACAATATCCTTTCTGGTTGCACATAGATGCTGCTTTCGGCGGATTTGCCGCCTGCAGTGAGCACTACCGGCATCTGCTGAACGGATGGGAGGAGGCAGACTCCATCACCATCGATGCACATAAGTGGCTGAATGTTCCCTATGATGCCGCGATGATTTTCTCCCGTCATCCGGGATTACAGGTGGACGTGTTTCAGAATGCAGGCGCCGCTTACCTGGGCGACCCAGCGGAAAATTTCAATTTTATTAATCATATCCCGGAAAACTCGCGCCGGCTACGTGCTCTGCCTGCATGGTTCTCGCTGATGGCCTATGGTAAGGACGGCTACCGGCATATCGTGGAAGAGAACGTGGCTTTGGCGCAACAACTGGGCGGTCTGCTGAACGAACATCCGGCCTTCCGCCTGTTGGCGCCGGTAAGAATGTGCGTGGTATGTTTTACGCTGAATGTGCAGGCAGCTGAACAGGAGGAGGCGGTAGACCGGTTCCTCCTGGCGCTGAACGCCACCGGCGTAGTGTGTATGACACGCACCGTTTATGCCGGTCAGCCGGGCATCCGCGCGGCGCTGGTGAACTGGCGTACCACGGCCAACGACGTACAGTTGGCTTTTCAGACAATGAAAGAAGTTGTTGCTACTGTTTTGAATCTGTATACATATGCGTAA
- a CDS encoding GNAT family N-acetyltransferase, whose protein sequence is MEVVQASAMHTNEVAVLFDAYRSYFDQAPDFKGALAFISERFKQQDSVIFVAFEKDEIVGFAQLYPLFTSLGMKRGWLLNDVYVLEEHRGKGAGGALVDAAVEHGRKTDAAWVMLQTYVANTGAQKLYQSKGFKKDTNSFYFYLTL, encoded by the coding sequence ATGGAAGTTGTCCAGGCATCAGCCATGCATACCAACGAAGTCGCCGTGTTGTTCGATGCATACCGCAGTTACTTTGATCAGGCGCCGGATTTCAAAGGCGCGCTGGCGTTTATCAGTGAAAGATTTAAACAACAGGACAGTGTTATTTTTGTAGCTTTTGAAAAAGACGAGATCGTGGGCTTTGCCCAGCTGTATCCGTTATTTACCTCTCTGGGCATGAAGCGCGGATGGTTGCTCAACGATGTGTATGTGCTGGAAGAGCATCGTGGCAAAGGAGCTGGCGGAGCGCTGGTGGATGCCGCCGTAGAACATGGACGGAAAACAGATGCCGCCTGGGTGATGTTACAGACCTATGTGGCCAACACCGGCGCACAGAAGCTTTATCAATCCAAGGGCTTCAAAAAAGACACCAACTCGTTTTATTTCTACCTGACGCTCTGA
- a CDS encoding DNA-3-methyladenine glycosylase family protein produces MQKIKIPVNDPANFSFQECLHFLGRSDKECLHYIVDGKLRRMVLAGGEPVVVEIAPGNDVAYLEATVLAPVGIVFPEKDIQDFVTRWLHLDADLREFYDYTWTDPLLRGLAAEYRGLRLVGMPDLFEAITWPIIGQQINLSFAYTLRQRFIHHFGYHASVDGTDYYLYPHPAVIASLPPEALTPMQFSRSKALYLVETAKVLASGQLSEQTMAALDYTAARDRLVALKGIGNWSANYTLMKYSRFPQAVLLEDVGLQNAIRQRLQLPAKPSMAQLQEYARPWQQHAAYAIFYLWRSLLPPLNV; encoded by the coding sequence ATGCAAAAGATAAAGATCCCGGTGAATGACCCTGCCAACTTCTCTTTTCAGGAGTGCCTGCATTTCCTGGGCAGGTCCGACAAAGAGTGTTTACATTATATCGTTGACGGGAAGTTGCGCAGGATGGTACTGGCAGGAGGAGAGCCTGTCGTGGTGGAGATTGCTCCGGGCAATGACGTAGCTTATCTTGAAGCGACCGTACTGGCGCCTGTTGGTATTGTTTTCCCGGAGAAAGACATACAGGATTTTGTTACCCGTTGGCTCCACCTGGACGCGGACCTGCGTGAGTTCTACGATTACACCTGGACAGACCCGCTGCTGCGTGGCCTGGCCGCCGAATACCGGGGCCTGCGGCTGGTAGGCATGCCCGATTTGTTTGAAGCCATTACCTGGCCTATTATCGGTCAGCAGATCAATCTCTCCTTCGCCTATACGCTGCGGCAACGTTTTATTCATCATTTTGGTTATCATGCATCTGTTGACGGAACAGATTATTATCTTTACCCACATCCTGCCGTCATCGCCTCCCTGCCACCGGAAGCGCTGACCCCGATGCAGTTTTCCCGCAGTAAGGCACTGTACCTTGTTGAGACGGCTAAAGTGCTGGCCAGCGGGCAACTGTCGGAGCAAACAATGGCCGCGCTGGACTATACCGCCGCGCGTGACCGCCTGGTGGCACTGAAAGGAATCGGCAACTGGTCGGCCAACTATACGCTGATGAAATACAGCCGTTTCCCGCAGGCCGTACTGCTCGAAGATGTAGGACTGCAAAACGCTATCCGGCAACGGTTGCAGCTACCGGCAAAACCGTCAATGGCACAGTTACAGGAATATGCCCGGCCCTGGCAACAACATGCGGCATATGCCATCTTTTATTTGTGGCGCTCTTTATTACCCCCATTAAATGTTTGA
- the rlmB gene encoding 23S rRNA (guanosine(2251)-2'-O)-methyltransferase RlmB, whose translation MERKFNAFKGERRSGGPKRPASPRPKQSSLIIGRQPVMEALNSGKPIERIYMLRSATGDIIPQIKEKALTGNIPINVVPVEKLNGLTQANHQGVIALTGQVSYLDLQDVISHVIEQGETPLFLILDGITDVRNIGAIARSAVCCGAQAIIIPDKGIAALNEEAMKSSAGALEKIAICRVNSLLKAIDTLHLNGIKVLSSEMETEIKLYDCDLREPVAVIMGSEDKGVYPALIKASDVLFRIPMAGNFESFNVSVAAGIILYEAMKQRTV comes from the coding sequence ATGGAAAGAAAATTTAACGCTTTCAAAGGTGAAAGAAGATCCGGCGGTCCCAAAAGGCCCGCCAGCCCGCGGCCGAAGCAGTCGTCACTGATTATTGGCCGGCAGCCCGTGATGGAAGCCCTCAACAGCGGCAAACCGATAGAACGTATCTACATGCTGCGCTCCGCCACCGGCGATATTATCCCTCAGATCAAAGAAAAAGCCCTTACTGGTAATATTCCCATCAATGTAGTGCCGGTAGAGAAACTCAACGGCCTCACCCAGGCCAATCATCAGGGCGTTATTGCGCTCACCGGCCAGGTCAGCTACCTCGATTTACAGGATGTGATCTCTCATGTGATTGAACAGGGAGAAACACCGCTCTTCCTTATACTTGACGGTATTACAGATGTCCGTAATATCGGTGCCATTGCCCGCAGCGCGGTATGTTGCGGCGCACAGGCCATCATTATCCCCGACAAAGGCATTGCGGCCCTCAATGAGGAAGCCATGAAATCCTCCGCCGGCGCACTTGAGAAAATAGCGATCTGTCGGGTGAACAGCCTCCTGAAAGCGATCGATACCCTGCATCTCAACGGTATCAAAGTGCTCTCCAGTGAAATGGAGACAGAAATCAAACTTTATGATTGCGACCTCCGCGAGCCGGTAGCCGTTATTATGGGTTCTGAAGATAAAGGCGTCTATCCTGCGCTCATCAAAGCATCCGATGTATTGTTCCGCATACCGATGGCGGGTAATTTCGAATCGTTCAACGTGTCAGTGGCAGCGGGGATCATCCTCTATGAGGCCATGAAACAGCGGACAGTGTAG
- a CDS encoding EamA family transporter, protein MRKSSTNAYIALAIVSIFWGTTYLASRIGVRHIHGIMLAGIRQSTAGLLLTGFFLLKGYKLPEKMVLSKLFVMGLLMLVGSNGLMTWAMQYVPSGLGAVISATVPIWITIFSYFLVKKTRISIQLLVGMLLGFAGVAGIFYNYLSSLMNPDFRFGIMLCFFACIFWALGSVLTAKWALGVNYLFGAGFQMLFSGIVMLLIATLFMGQQFSADSFTAELWESLLYLVLVGSVLSYSAYVFTLNNLPPSLASVYAYINPIVAVLLGWILLKENLTWMMGLCSLVTIGGVYLVNDAVNKNKQKQLQ, encoded by the coding sequence ATGCGTAAATCAAGCACCAATGCTTATATCGCATTGGCTATTGTAAGTATCTTTTGGGGGACCACCTATCTGGCTTCACGAATCGGTGTCAGACATATTCACGGGATCATGCTGGCAGGTATCAGACAGAGTACTGCCGGGTTGCTGCTGACCGGTTTTTTCCTCCTGAAAGGCTATAAGCTGCCTGAAAAAATGGTATTGTCCAAACTCTTTGTAATGGGCTTACTGATGCTGGTAGGCAGCAACGGCCTGATGACCTGGGCCATGCAGTACGTTCCCAGCGGGCTGGGAGCAGTGATCAGTGCCACGGTGCCCATCTGGATCACCATCTTCAGCTATTTCCTGGTGAAGAAGACGCGCATCAGCATACAGCTGCTGGTGGGCATGTTGCTCGGATTTGCGGGCGTGGCGGGGATCTTCTACAATTATTTGTCGAGTCTCATGAACCCGGATTTTCGCTTCGGCATTATGTTGTGTTTCTTCGCCTGTATCTTCTGGGCACTGGGCTCTGTGCTGACCGCCAAGTGGGCGCTGGGCGTAAACTATCTTTTCGGCGCCGGTTTCCAGATGCTGTTCAGTGGCATTGTCATGTTGCTGATCGCTACCTTGTTTATGGGGCAACAATTTTCGGCAGACAGCTTCACGGCCGAGTTATGGGAAAGTTTGTTGTACCTGGTGCTGGTAGGGTCTGTGCTTAGCTATTCTGCTTATGTGTTTACGCTGAACAACCTGCCGCCATCGCTGGCGTCTGTGTATGCTTATATCAACCCTATTGTAGCCGTGCTGCTGGGATGGATATTGCTGAAAGAGAACCTGACCTGGATGATGGGCCTGTGCAGCCTTGTGACGATAGGGGGCGTGTATCTTGTCAATGATGCGGTCAATAAAAACAAACAGAAACAACTGCAATAA
- a CDS encoding PLP-dependent aminotransferase family protein, with translation MIKTADHLYLQVADRIEQMIEKDVMKMGEKLPSVRMLSKQQGISLTTAFQAYYHLEGKGLIESRPKSGYYICRNARRMAPMPGTCAPVRKPVSDVTVSDMVMEVFSHISNDNILKFSVATLPVSVLPSAKMAKAVVHALREQEAGGMGYEPLQGNELLRNQIARLSLGWGEVFTADDVVTTHGCMDALTLCLTATTQPGDTIALESPSYYGALQLAEGLGLKVLEIPTNPITGVDLDYLDKAIPRHKIKACLFVTNFNNPLGCCMPDQHKQELVKIVEKYDIALIEDDIYGDLYFGKQRPLTCKTFDKQGNVLLCNSLSKSVAPGYRVGWTMPGKYKDKVLRMKHHHAISCTSLTHAAAGHFLEIGRYDFHLRNLRKMLHTQSLRYAQAICEYFPESARVTRPQGGCVLWVELDDHINTFELFQQTLKHKISFCPGRLFSLQNRYNNCMRISYGNPWSKQVEEGLKTIGKLIHKLQ, from the coding sequence ATGATCAAGACTGCCGACCATCTGTATCTGCAGGTAGCAGACAGAATAGAACAGATGATAGAAAAAGACGTCATGAAAATGGGGGAAAAACTTCCTTCCGTGCGCATGCTCAGCAAACAACAGGGCATCAGCCTGACGACCGCCTTTCAGGCTTATTATCACCTGGAAGGAAAAGGACTGATAGAATCACGTCCAAAATCGGGATATTATATCTGCCGCAACGCCCGCCGCATGGCGCCCATGCCGGGCACGTGCGCGCCTGTACGAAAACCGGTCAGCGATGTCACCGTCAGTGATATGGTAATGGAGGTGTTCAGCCACATATCCAACGACAACATCCTGAAATTCTCCGTGGCCACGCTGCCCGTGAGCGTGCTGCCTTCCGCCAAAATGGCCAAGGCGGTGGTCCACGCGCTGCGTGAACAGGAGGCCGGCGGTATGGGATATGAACCGTTGCAGGGCAATGAGCTGCTCCGCAACCAGATCGCCCGGCTGTCGCTCGGCTGGGGCGAAGTATTCACCGCCGATGATGTGGTGACCACCCACGGCTGCATGGACGCGCTCACCCTCTGCCTCACCGCCACTACACAACCAGGCGATACCATCGCGCTGGAAAGTCCTTCTTATTACGGCGCGTTACAGCTGGCGGAAGGCCTCGGCCTCAAAGTGCTGGAAATACCGACCAATCCCATTACCGGCGTAGACCTCGATTACCTGGACAAGGCTATTCCGCGGCATAAAATCAAAGCCTGCCTGTTCGTGACCAATTTCAACAACCCGCTCGGTTGCTGTATGCCTGATCAACACAAACAGGAACTGGTAAAAATCGTGGAGAAATACGACATCGCGCTGATTGAAGATGATATCTACGGCGATCTCTATTTTGGCAAACAACGGCCGCTTACCTGCAAAACATTCGACAAACAAGGCAACGTACTGTTGTGCAATTCCCTGTCAAAGTCAGTGGCGCCGGGCTATCGCGTGGGATGGACCATGCCAGGCAAATACAAGGACAAAGTCCTGCGCATGAAACATCACCATGCTATTTCCTGTACATCGCTGACCCATGCGGCGGCTGGACATTTCCTGGAAATAGGCCGTTATGATTTTCATCTGCGCAACCTCCGTAAGATGCTGCATACCCAAAGCCTCCGCTATGCGCAGGCCATCTGCGAATATTTCCCGGAAAGCGCCCGCGTAACACGTCCGCAGGGCGGTTGCGTGTTATGGGTGGAACTGGACGACCACATCAATACGTTTGAACTGTTCCAGCAAACGCTCAAACACAAGATCAGTTTCTGTCCCGGCCGCCTGTTTTCATTGCAGAACCGGTACAACAACTGTATGCGCATCAGTTATGGCAATCCGTGGAGCAAGCAGGTGGAAGAAGGGCTAAAGACGATCGGTAAACTGATCCATAAATTGCAATAG
- a CDS encoding SDR family oxidoreductase, whose amino-acid sequence MDQLRNKTAIITGGNSGIGYATAAEFLAKGAKVLITGRNPGAVQRAVHALGFPAEGLTADQSKLEDSKKLAEYARSRYGKVDILFINAGIAKFAPFEGVTTEMFDEIIDINFKGAFFTAQQLLPLLNDGGSIVFLSAINAYAGMPGTTVLAASKAALNAVARTLARELAPRKITVNVVNAGPIDTPLIEKIGVSHEVAGAIRDKMTASIPLGRLGEATEVASLVSFLVSDEARFITGGEYTIDGGLMVHPGVQG is encoded by the coding sequence ATGGACCAGCTTAGGAACAAGACCGCTATTATCACGGGAGGTAACAGTGGCATCGGATATGCAACAGCAGCTGAATTTTTGGCGAAAGGAGCAAAGGTATTGATAACCGGTCGGAATCCGGGTGCGGTGCAACGGGCCGTACACGCACTCGGTTTTCCGGCGGAAGGATTAACAGCAGACCAATCTAAGCTGGAGGACTCAAAGAAGCTGGCAGAGTACGCGCGTAGTCGTTATGGCAAGGTAGACATCCTGTTTATCAACGCCGGCATCGCGAAGTTTGCTCCTTTTGAAGGGGTAACTACGGAGATGTTTGACGAAATCATCGACATCAATTTCAAAGGGGCCTTTTTTACTGCGCAACAGTTACTCCCTTTGCTCAACGATGGTGGCAGTATAGTGTTTCTATCCGCCATTAACGCCTACGCAGGCATGCCGGGCACTACGGTGCTGGCAGCCAGTAAAGCGGCGCTCAACGCTGTGGCCAGAACATTGGCCAGAGAGCTGGCGCCCCGTAAGATAACAGTTAACGTAGTGAATGCAGGGCCTATTGATACGCCCCTGATTGAAAAAATTGGTGTCAGCCATGAAGTGGCCGGCGCTATCAGAGATAAAATGACGGCCAGTATTCCGCTGGGAAGATTGGGAGAGGCAACAGAAGTGGCCAGTCTGGTGTCCTTCCTCGTATCTGACGAAGCAAGGTTTATAACCGGCGGAGAATATACTATAGATGGTGGACTGATGGTCCATCCGGGGGTCCAGGGTTAA